The genomic DNA TGGCAGGGAAATTTTACCAACCACAACCCAATTCACAATGCTATACAACTTATCCTGGATTTGCTAACGGTAGTGCAAAAGTTGCTCAATTTAATCATCCCATAGATGTTGATGTTGACGCTAATGGAAATGTATATGTTGCAGACAGAGATAATCATTGTATCCGTAAAATTACTCCCTCAGGAATGGTGTCAACTTTTGCTGGAATGCCCGGACAATCAGGTGATAACGATGACGACAATAAGTTGAGTGCAAAATTCAATTATCCCTCAGGCGTTCATTATGATGATGCAACAGGAGATCTTTATGTAACTGAATTTGGGAATAGCCAACTAAGAAAAATCTCAGCATCAGGAAAAGTAACCACAATTATTAGCAACCTTGCTACAATTGCACCCTACCAACCCGAAGATGTTGTTATGGACAATCAGTCTAATATTTACCTTACATCCTATCATAGAATACTAAAATATGCTAATAATAAAACCTCAATATTTGCAGGTGATGTTCATTTTAATGGATATACAGGTTACGTAAATGACACAGGTACTTCTGCACGATTTGATAATGTAAAAGAAATGGTTGTTGACCCTGATGACCTTCATTATATATATGTTGCCGATCAATACAATCATGTAATTAGAAAAATAGTTATTTGTACTCCATTTAAACCAACAATTACTCATTCAGGAAATTTAACAACATGCACAGGAGACACAGTAACATTATCAGGACCATCAGGTTTTATTGATTATAAATGGTCAAATGGCAAAACAACAAAAGATATAACTATTAAAGGTAAGGGTACTTATAACCTTACACTTACTGTACAAAACGATGATCATTGCTATGGAGTTTCTGATCAAATAAAAGTAACAATTTATGATTATTACCCAACAGTAACACCAAGTGGACCAACAACATTTTGTACAGGAGGTAGCGTTGATTTAGTTGGACCAAATGGTTTAGATTATTATTACTGGACTAAAGATGGGAACCTTTTTATGGAAGGAGCAAATAAGCAGACAATTACTGTAAACCAAACAGGTGCTTATATATTACAAGGTACCAAAGGGATTTGTAAAGGAAATTCAACAGCAAAAAATATTTTGGTAACAGACCATGTAACGCCAATACTAAAAATAATAAAAGGGGATTCAAATCTTTGTCAGGGTGAAGAACTTATTTTAAGAACAACAGCAAATAACTATGCAACTTATGATTGGAAAAAAGGTTCAACATCTATAAGTACACAAAGTAGCATAACAATTACAGAGGCAGGAACATATTCTGTATATGTAACAACAGGTACAGGCTGTGACGGGACATCTTATGGAATGTTAGTAACAGTAAATCCTAAACCAAGCAAACCAACAATTACAATTGGAACAGATTCAGTTCTCAATTCAAGTGCTAGCTCAGGAAATCAATGGTATTGGTATGGTAGCCTAATACAAGGAGCTACCTCCCAATCATATATGCCTTCAAAAGACGGATATTATAAAGTAGTAGTTACAAATCAATATGGATGTAGTAATGAATCTGATACTATTGCTTATGGTGATGTTTCAATAAATGAGTTTGACGTTTCAAGTAGTTTTGATGTATTCCCAAATCCAGGAACAGGGTTGTTTACATTAAAATCAGGTCTTTTATTCAATGAAAAATTAATTATCAACATAAATGATTTAACAGGCAGAATAGTGTTTAATAAAATTGTTGATGTTAATAAAAGAGGTTTTACAGAGGAATTTGATTTGCGAAATTTAGAAAAAGGTATTTATTTTATTTCAATTAAATCAGAAAATAAATTGGCAAACCTTAAGATAATTATTGAATAATTTTTAATTAAAACCCACATTTTTTAATGTGGGTTTTAATCGAAATCAAATGCAATTCAATCAATAAAAAAAGTTTAAATTTGTGGTTTAATTAAATCGAACCATAACAGTAAATCTGTTATTTAAAAAAAATTTATGCTAAACAGAAGGCATGTTAGAATAAAAGTATTGCAATCACTTTATTCACACTATAGTTCAGGGAATGAATTTACTGAAAGGGAAACAGAAAGGAATCTTACCAATAGTCTTTACCAATTTTATAATCTTTATCTTTATCTAATGCTTTTTATTAAAGAGTTAGCATTATTTGCCGAAAGATACGATGCTGAAAAGAAAGTGAGACATATTCAGCCTACAATGGAAACAAACATTAATTCAAAGTTTTATGACAATATTTTAGTAAAAAAGATTATTGAAGATACTTTCCTAGAAAATGCACTTAGTGATAATAAAATTATTTGGGATACAGAAGATATTGATATTATTCGCAAGGTATTTAATGACTTAAGAAATCAAGAAGCATATAAAGATTTTATGTCATCAACAAAAAATGAGGAACAAGAAAATTTTGAAATTCTTTCATTTGTAATAAAACATTACCCTTTAAATTTTTCGCTATTAGAACAACATCTTGAAGATAAATTTTTGCATTGGAATGATGATGCAAAGCCAACAGTACAAATGGTATCCAAAAGTTTTAAAATAATATATGCAGAACCAGAAATTGAAGATATTCTTGTTCCAATATCAAGTGATAAAAAGATGACTTTTGGATTTGCTCAAGATCTTTTAAAAATATCTATTCAAAATAATGATAATTTTAATGAGCTTATTAGTGAAAAAATTGACAAATGGGAACCTTCAAGAATTGCATTGATAGATGCTCTTATACTTAAAATGGGACTTGCAGAATTTTTATTTTTCCCTCAAATACCCATAAAAGTTACTATAAATGAGTGCATTGAGTTAGCTAAAAATTATAGTACACCAAATAGCAAGAAATTTGTTAACGGAGTACTTGATAATTTACTTAAGCAACTTGAAAAAGATAATAAAATTAATAAAAAAGGAATTGGAACTATTAATAACAACTAAATTTTATTAAAATGAGATTTTTAATATATTCAATTTTTTTATTGTTATTTATTACTTCATGTAATAATTCAAAAGACAAAGAAGAAATTAGTTCCGATTTAATAAATAATCCGGCAACTGCTTCCGGCAAAACAAAGAATAACAAAAAAATGCCCGAAATTACTTTTGAAAAAACAACACATGATTTTGGGGAAATAGCACAAGGCGAAATAGTTTCTTACGCCTTTAAATTTACTAATACGGGCAAAAGAGAACTAATAATTTCAAATATTGTTCCCAGTTGCGGTTGTACTGTTCCAAAATTCCCCAAAAGACCGATTAAACCAAATGAATCGGATTTTATCGTAATTATTTTCGATAGCAAGGGAAGAAAGGACAAATTTTTTAAAAATGTTAGTATTTTTGCAAACACAATTCCTGATATGAAAAAGCTTTATATCAAAGGATTTATAATCACTAAATAAAAAAAATAAATTATGGAAATCATCTCAATCTTTTTAATGTCATCAGGCGAAGCTACAGGAAATGGATCTTCAACAATAATAATGTTACTTGTGATGTTCGTTATTATCTATTTCTTTATGATAAGACCTCAGAGTAAGAAAGCAAAAGAACAAAAACAATTTAAAGAGAAACTTACAAAAGGCGATAAAGTTATTACAATTGGTGGCGTTCATGGAAAAATTCTTGAAATCAAGGAAAATAAAATCCTTCTTGAAATAGCAAAAGATGTAAAAATTACTATTCAAAGAGAAGCTGTTTCAATGGAATCGACTAATACATTAGATAACGATAAATAGTTTTTTTAAAATATACTGTGTCAGGTTTAGTTAAAAAAAATATTTTTTTATTTTTTAAACTATTACTAAAAAATAAAAATGTTGTAGTTTTTGTTATTTCAATGGCTATAGCTTTTGTCTTTTGGGTATTATTAGCATTGAATAAAGAGTATGTTACAACCTTAACACTAAATGTAAAATATGGAAACATTCCAAAACATTTAGTGCTAAAAAAACCTTTACCTCAGAAACTTAAATTCAAAATAAAATCGGAAGGTTGGGATATACTGTCTTTAAAAAAATCACAATCGGAAAATGATGTTTTTATTGACCTTAGTGATTTTGTCAGTAGTAATTTCATTCTTACCTCTGAACTTAAAAATTTTCTTGATTTAAAAAAAGAAAGTTTCTTTAATATATTAAAAATTTACCCCGACACCATACACCTTGATTTTGAACAAATAGCAAGAAAAAATGTTCCGATTGAACTCCTTCTTGATATCAGCTATGCAAATCAGTTTAGTCAATCGGGAAAAATAAAGCTAAAACCTTACAGGGTTTTAGTTACAGGACCAAAATCCACCATAAGGAATTTAAATAAATTGACTACTGAAAAAATTACTTTAACTAATGTTAGCTCAACAATTAATGAAAATGTAAGTTTAACAATTCCTTCTAAAATGAATATAACAATGGAAGTAGATAAAGTAAATGTAATTATTCCTATTGAAAAATTTACAGAAGGCAATTTATCGCTAAAAATTAAAGCTCCCAACAGTCTTTCTAATTCAATTAAACTTATCCCGAAAACAGCAACAGTTACCTTTCAAACAGCACTTAGTAATTATAAAAATGTAACTCCTGCAACTTTAGAAGTATTTTTTGACACATTAAAAATTAATGCTAAGGAAAATAACAAATTAAAACTATTTGTTAAAAGCAAAAATAAGTTTGTTAAAAATCTTAGTGTTGAACCGAAATATGTTGATTATATCATAAAAAAATAGTTATGCTTAAAATTGGATTAACAGGAGGCATAGGAAGCGGAAAATCAACAATTAGCAAAATATTTGAATTTCTTGATATTAAAATTTATAATTCAGATATACGCTCAAAAATTCTTATACAAAAAGATAAAAATCTCGT from Bacteroidota bacterium includes the following:
- a CDS encoding T9SS type A sorting domain-containing protein — encoded protein: MKTKITIFIIGLSFLFGYGFSQTVSLFAGTTQTIGHNATGKTLLNAYFAYPYGMAYDSEGRLWVTNFGGPEDMTIPGSPQTGHTVSVILPNGMVYTRAGSYAHACLKNGIGINCKFFNPAGIAVGPDDTIYIADYENHVIRKMVPFQSLANPQTVSVLAGKFYQPQPNSQCYTTYPGFANGSAKVAQFNHPIDVDVDANGNVYVADRDNHCIRKITPSGMVSTFAGMPGQSGDNDDDNKLSAKFNYPSGVHYDDATGDLYVTEFGNSQLRKISASGKVTTIISNLATIAPYQPEDVVMDNQSNIYLTSYHRILKYANNKTSIFAGDVHFNGYTGYVNDTGTSARFDNVKEMVVDPDDLHYIYVADQYNHVIRKIVICTPFKPTITHSGNLTTCTGDTVTLSGPSGFIDYKWSNGKTTKDITIKGKGTYNLTLTVQNDDHCYGVSDQIKVTIYDYYPTVTPSGPTTFCTGGSVDLVGPNGLDYYYWTKDGNLFMEGANKQTITVNQTGAYILQGTKGICKGNSTAKNILVTDHVTPILKIIKGDSNLCQGEELILRTTANNYATYDWKKGSTSISTQSSITITEAGTYSVYVTTGTGCDGTSYGMLVTVNPKPSKPTITIGTDSVLNSSASSGNQWYWYGSLIQGATSQSYMPSKDGYYKVVVTNQYGCSNESDTIAYGDVSINEFDVSSSFDVFPNPGTGLFTLKSGLLFNEKLIININDLTGRIVFNKIVDVNKRGFTEEFDLRNLEKGIYFISIKSENKLANLKIIIE
- the nusB gene encoding transcription antitermination factor NusB; this encodes MLNRRHVRIKVLQSLYSHYSSGNEFTERETERNLTNSLYQFYNLYLYLMLFIKELALFAERYDAEKKVRHIQPTMETNINSKFYDNILVKKIIEDTFLENALSDNKIIWDTEDIDIIRKVFNDLRNQEAYKDFMSSTKNEEQENFEILSFVIKHYPLNFSLLEQHLEDKFLHWNDDAKPTVQMVSKSFKIIYAEPEIEDILVPISSDKKMTFGFAQDLLKISIQNNDNFNELISEKIDKWEPSRIALIDALILKMGLAEFLFFPQIPIKVTINECIELAKNYSTPNSKKFVNGVLDNLLKQLEKDNKINKKGIGTINNN
- a CDS encoding CdaR family protein codes for the protein MSGLVKKNIFLFFKLLLKNKNVVVFVISMAIAFVFWVLLALNKEYVTTLTLNVKYGNIPKHLVLKKPLPQKLKFKIKSEGWDILSLKKSQSENDVFIDLSDFVSSNFILTSELKNFLDLKKESFFNILKIYPDTIHLDFEQIARKNVPIELLLDISYANQFSQSGKIKLKPYRVLVTGPKSTIRNLNKLTTEKITLTNVSSTINENVSLTIPSKMNITMEVDKVNVIIPIEKFTEGNLSLKIKAPNSLSNSIKLIPKTATVTFQTALSNYKNVTPATLEVFFDTLKINAKENNKLKLFVKSKNKFVKNLSVEPKYVDYIIKK
- the yajC gene encoding preprotein translocase subunit YajC, giving the protein MEIISIFLMSSGEATGNGSSTIIMLLVMFVIIYFFMIRPQSKKAKEQKQFKEKLTKGDKVITIGGVHGKILEIKENKILLEIAKDVKITIQREAVSMESTNTLDNDK
- a CDS encoding DUF1573 domain-containing protein is translated as MRFLIYSIFLLLFITSCNNSKDKEEISSDLINNPATASGKTKNNKKMPEITFEKTTHDFGEIAQGEIVSYAFKFTNTGKRELIISNIVPSCGCTVPKFPKRPIKPNESDFIVIIFDSKGRKDKFFKNVSIFANTIPDMKKLYIKGFIITK